From a region of the Planktothrix sp. FACHB-1365 genome:
- the grxC gene encoding glutaredoxin 3 produces the protein MLDAFNSLFGRHPERNQANVEIYTWQTCPFCMRAKLLLWWKGVNFTEYKIDGDESARDQMAERANGRRTVPQIFINNQYIGGSNELYQLDGEGKLEPLLAKPA, from the coding sequence ATGTTAGATGCGTTTAATTCCCTATTCGGTCGTCATCCTGAACGAAATCAAGCCAACGTTGAAATCTATACTTGGCAAACTTGTCCCTTTTGTATGCGAGCTAAACTATTGTTATGGTGGAAAGGAGTTAATTTCACAGAATATAAAATAGATGGGGATGAGAGCGCACGAGATCAAATGGCTGAACGTGCCAATGGACGACGCACAGTTCCCCAAATTTTTATTAATAATCAATATATTGGCGGGTCTAATGAGCTCTATCAATTAGATGGAGAAGGAAAATTAGAACCGCTATTAGCTAAACCTGCTTAA
- a CDS encoding PspA/IM30 family protein, whose translation MGLFDRIGRLVRANLNDLVSKAEDPEKILEQAIIDMQEDLVQLRQAVAQAIANQKRTEQQYNQAMSQANQWQSRAELALRKGDETLAREALQRKKSYMETANTVKLTLDQTFGQVDALKRNLIQLESKISEAKTKKNMLKARAQAAKANEQLQGLLGNINPSSATAAFERMEQKVTDLEARSQAMGELAGSDFESKFAALEAGSDVDDELMALKAQISGAPAPQALPAGQTTAKNPTPVDDELEALKKELDKM comes from the coding sequence ATGGGATTATTTGATCGGATTGGCCGTCTTGTTAGAGCTAATTTGAATGATTTGGTCAGTAAAGCCGAAGATCCAGAAAAAATTCTGGAACAGGCGATCATTGATATGCAGGAAGACTTGGTGCAGTTACGTCAGGCTGTTGCTCAGGCGATCGCCAATCAAAAGCGCACCGAACAACAATATAATCAAGCCATGTCCCAAGCTAACCAATGGCAATCTCGCGCCGAATTAGCTTTGCGGAAAGGGGATGAAACCTTAGCCAGAGAAGCCTTACAGCGCAAAAAAAGCTACATGGAAACGGCGAATACAGTGAAACTGACTTTGGATCAAACGTTCGGTCAGGTAGATGCTCTAAAACGCAATTTAATTCAGTTGGAGAGCAAAATCTCTGAGGCTAAAACCAAGAAGAATATGCTCAAAGCTCGGGCGCAAGCGGCCAAAGCCAACGAACAGTTACAAGGCTTATTAGGGAATATTAATCCCAGTAGCGCAACAGCAGCTTTTGAGCGGATGGAACAAAAAGTGACGGACTTAGAAGCCCGTTCTCAAGCGATGGGAGAATTGGCGGGTTCAGATTTTGAAAGTAAATTTGCAGCGTTGGAAGCCGGAAGCGATGTTGATGACGAATTAATGGCTCTGAAAGCCCAAATTTCCGGTGCTCCGGCTCCCCAAGCTTTACCTGCGGGACAAACAACGGCGAAAAATCCAACGCCAGTGGATGATGAGTTAGAGGCGTTGAAAAAGGAATTGGATAAGATGTAA